In the genome of Devosia rhizoryzae, the window GCGCTGCTGGTGTTCGCACCGCAGCCGCTTTACCTGCCGCATTTTGCCAGTTCTGCAGCCTTCGGGCTGGGGCCGCTTGAGGATCAGCAGCTGGCGGGCATCTTCATGTGGGTGCCAGCCAATCTGCCGCTGATGGCCATCCTGCTCTGGAGATTGGTGGCCATCATTTCTACGGCGCGCGAAACGCCTGCGCAATGACGGTTGTCTGGCTTAAATTCATCCACGTCATCGGCATTGGATTGTGGTCGGCAGGCCTTCTAGCCCTGCCCTTTCTTTACCGGCAGCGCGGTGGGTTGAAGGGCAAGGAGCTCTATCGGCTGCACAATTTTACCCGCACCTTTTATGTCGGCATCGTTTCGCCCTCCGCCTTCGTGGCCATCGCGAGCGGTACGGCGCTGATCCTGCTGATCGGCACCTATGAGAACTGGTTTTCGGCCAAGCTCGTGGGTGTCGCGGCGATGACCGGCGTGCATATCTTTTCGGGGCTGATGATCCTCAAGCTCTTCGAGCCCGACCGCAGCTATCCCGCCTGGAGGCTGGCGCTGACGGTGACGGTGACGCTTGTCGCCATCAGCGCGGTACTCACTCTGGTGTTGGGGAAGCCACAGATCGAGTGGCCGGGGGTGCTGGATGAGTTCTTTTCGCCCGGGGCGCTGTCCAAGTTTGTCGGGGGCATCATTGGCGGGACGATATGATGAGGCCGACGCCGTGATCGAAGACCAGCTTGCCGCCATGCCAGCCGGCGAAGGCAACGGCCATGGTGCTAAGTGCCGAGAGCATAAGGCCGTTTGGCAAGATATCCTCGGTGCCGTAAATGCGGAGGCCGGCATTGGCGCCGGTGATGGCGAGCATGACCATGGCGGCGATGGCGTGGTTCCAGCTCGCGACGCGCACCCGGATACCGGGTACGGCCAGCAATTCGGCGGTGCCGGCAAGGGAGGCCAGGACACCGAGTATGAACGCCGCGCCGGCGGACCAGAGGCCGACCTGAACCCAGAAGGGATCGGCCGTCCACCAGTACAAAATATCGACGCCAAGCGTGGCGACCACGAAGGCGATCGGGAAGTGCACCAGCATGGCGTGGATCGGGTGCCCGGCTACGGCGATGGCGGAGCTGATGTCCTGCTCGGCCATCGCGCTGATAACCGGATTGGGATGATCGGCGCGCGCTTCGATGCCGTTTTCGCTGCTGCCCTTTTCCGCATTGGGGTCTTCCTCGGCGGCAATTTCCTGTTCCTGCGCGTCGCCCGTCTTGTCCGTCATCCCGCATCCTTGCCCAAAGCTCTGGTTTTAGCCGGAACGTGCGTGCTGCTGGCCGGTTGCAGCGGCGAGTTGTCGGCCCTCGACCCGGCCGGGCCACGGGCCGCAAATCTAGCGACGCTGTGGTGGATCATGCTGGGCGGCGCGGCCTTGCTGTTCGCGCTGGTCATGGTGCTGTTCGGGATTGCTTATCTTCGTCCGGGCTGTCTGTCGCGGATCACGCCGATGCAGTGGATCGTGGGAGGCGGGCTTGTGCTGCCGATCCCGATCCTGGTGCTGTTGACCGGTGCCGCGCTGGTGTTGGGAGAGCAGTTGCTGCCCAAGGGCGATGCGCCGCTGCGCATCGAGGGGCAGGCGCGGCAATGGGCTTGGAGCTTCGGCTATCCGGGCGGCGCGGGACCGGACGATGGCACGCTCCATATGCCGACGGGGGAACCGGTGGATATCGCGGTGACCTCGGAGGACGTGATCCATTCGTTCTGGGTGCCGCGGCTAGGCGGCAAGATCGATGCGATCCCCGGGCATGTGAATGTCATCCGTCTCGAAGCGGACGAGCCGGGCATCTATTGGGGGCAATGCGCGGAATATTGCGGGCAAGGACATGACGGTATGCAGTTTCGGGTCGAGGCGCATGCGCCGGAAGATTTTGCGGCCTTGATGGCGGGGGCGGCGCAATGACCGATCCTATCCGTCTTCATAAGGAACTGAGCGCTATCTGGGGTACGCCCGGGCGCTGGGGGCGCCTTTCGAGCGTCAACCATACGGTGCTGGGCAAGCGCTTCATGGTCGTGGCGCTGACCTTCTTTGCGATCGGCGGCTTTCTTTCCATGCTGATCCGGGCGCAGCTGGCGACGCCCAACAGCGCCTTTATCGGGCCGGAAATCTACAACCAGATTTTCACCATGCATGGCACGGTGATGATGTTCCTTTTCGCCATCCCGATGTTCGAGGGCTTCGTCATCTACATGCTGCCCAAGATGCTGGGGGCGCGGGACATGGCGTTTCCGCGGCTCACGGCCTACGGGTTCTGGTGCTATCTTTTCGGTGGGTCGATCCTGATCATCGCGCTTCTGGTGGGCGCGGCGCCCGATAGCGGCTGGTTCATGTATACGCCGCTGTCCTCGCGGCCCTACACGCCGGGGATCAATGCCGATGTGTGGCTCCTGGGGCTGACCTTCGTCGAAATTTCGGCGGTCACGGCAGCGATCGAGATCTTTATTTCGATCCTCAAGATGCGGGCGCCGGGCATGTCGCTGGCGCGCATGCCGCTGATCGGCTGGTATATGCTGGTGACCTCGGGGATGATGATCGTCGGCTTTCCGCCGCTGATCCTGGGGGCGATCCTGCTCGAACTCGAGCGCGCCTTCGACCTGCCCTTCTTCGACCCGACGCGCGGCGGCGATCCGCTGCTTTGGCAGCATCTCTTCTGGCTGTTTGGGCATCCGGAGGTCTACATTATCTTCCTGCCGGCGGCGGGCGCGCTGTCGACGATCATTCCTGTCTTCGCGCAGCGGACGATCCTCGGCTATCGCTCGATCATCGCGGCGATCGTCGCCATGGGCTTTCTGAGCTTCGGGCTTTGGGTCCACCATATGTTTACGGTAGGGATTCCCCACCTGGCGCTGGCCTTTTTCTCGGCGGCGAGCGCCTTGGTGGCCGTTCCTACGGCAATCCAGATCTTTGCCTGGATCGGCACCTTGGCCTCGGGCCGGCCGCGCTGGGATATCCCGATGCTTTATGTGGCCGGGTTCTTCTGTGTCTTCGTCATCGGCGGGCTGACCGGGGTAATGCTTGCCATGGTGCCGTTCAACACGCAGGCGCATGACAGCTACTTCGTCGTGGCGCATCTTCACTATGTGCTGGTCGGCGGCTTCGTTTTCCCAATGCTGGCGGGCATCTACCACTGGATGCCGCATATCTCGGGCCGGCAGAGCCTTTACCGGCTCTCGGTGCCAGCCTTCTGGCTGATCTTTGTCGGCTTCAATCTCACCTTTTTCCTGATGCACCTGACGGGCCTCATGGGCATGCCAAGGCGCATCTCGACCTACCCTTCGAACTGGGGCTGGGACTGGCTAAATCTCCTAAGCTCGATCGGCGGCTTTATCCTCACCATGGGCTTTTGCCTCGTCCTCGCCGATCTCGTCCTGCAATGGCGTTTTGGGCGGCGATATCGCCGCGATCCGTGGAAGGCGCAAACGCTGGAATGGGCAACGGCGACGCCACCGGCACCCTATAACTTTGCAGCGCTCCCCCGTGTCGATAGGCGCGCCGACATGCTCGAGCCAGCTGAAATCGGGCCGGTGCTGGCGGGGGGTACGGGGTATCTGGGCTTCGTGCGCGATGGCGAGCAGGAAACACTGGGCGTCGACATGTTTACCGGGGAGCCGGAGCATGTGATCGTCCTGCCGCGACGCACGTTCCTGCCGCTTTGGACGGCGCTTGCAACAGCCAGCGTCTTTCTGGCGCTGTTGTTCCGACAGTATTGGCTGGTGCCGTTCGGCGCGCTGCTGA includes:
- a CDS encoding CopD family protein is translated as MTVVWLKFIHVIGIGLWSAGLLALPFLYRQRGGLKGKELYRLHNFTRTFYVGIVSPSAFVAIASGTALILLIGTYENWFSAKLVGVAAMTGVHIFSGLMILKLFEPDRSYPAWRLALTVTVTLVAISAVLTLVLGKPQIEWPGVLDEFFSPGALSKFVGGIIGGTI
- the coxB gene encoding cytochrome c oxidase subunit II, with protein sequence MLLAGCSGELSALDPAGPRAANLATLWWIMLGGAALLFALVMVLFGIAYLRPGCLSRITPMQWIVGGGLVLPIPILVLLTGAALVLGEQLLPKGDAPLRIEGQARQWAWSFGYPGGAGPDDGTLHMPTGEPVDIAVTSEDVIHSFWVPRLGGKIDAIPGHVNVIRLEADEPGIYWGQCAEYCGQGHDGMQFRVEAHAPEDFAALMAGAAQ
- the ctaD gene encoding cytochrome c oxidase subunit I, with product MTDPIRLHKELSAIWGTPGRWGRLSSVNHTVLGKRFMVVALTFFAIGGFLSMLIRAQLATPNSAFIGPEIYNQIFTMHGTVMMFLFAIPMFEGFVIYMLPKMLGARDMAFPRLTAYGFWCYLFGGSILIIALLVGAAPDSGWFMYTPLSSRPYTPGINADVWLLGLTFVEISAVTAAIEIFISILKMRAPGMSLARMPLIGWYMLVTSGMMIVGFPPLILGAILLELERAFDLPFFDPTRGGDPLLWQHLFWLFGHPEVYIIFLPAAGALSTIIPVFAQRTILGYRSIIAAIVAMGFLSFGLWVHHMFTVGIPHLALAFFSAASALVAVPTAIQIFAWIGTLASGRPRWDIPMLYVAGFFCVFVIGGLTGVMLAMVPFNTQAHDSYFVVAHLHYVLVGGFVFPMLAGIYHWMPHISGRQSLYRLSVPAFWLIFVGFNLTFFLMHLTGLMGMPRRISTYPSNWGWDWLNLLSSIGGFILTMGFCLVLADLVLQWRFGRRYRRDPWKAQTLEWATATPPAPYNFAALPRVDRRADMLEPAEIGPVLAGGTGYLGFVRDGEQETLGVDMFTGEPEHVIVLPRRTFLPLWTALATASVFLALLFRQYWLVPFGALLTLGMFLLWPRTLGRREDTGPVDIGMGEQVPFDVESKSNASVLANLAALIMNGTLFTSLLFGALFLLVIAPNWDGVAPMSLPLWAGVVAIVLAIAGAALSWLARSRNAAGGEAMPWLIGSAVAMAAATVLLVLLMTLVPDPTGHARNAVVFTLLGYGALHTALGALMSAHGGWRIMQGYVSTRRSTEMTLAWLWCFYAAAASLLSVAMATLLSAAA
- a CDS encoding DUF2231 domain-containing protein produces the protein MAEQDISSAIAVAGHPIHAMLVHFPIAFVVATLGVDILYWWTADPFWVQVGLWSAGAAFILGVLASLAGTAELLAVPGIRVRVASWNHAIAAMVMLAITGANAGLRIYGTEDILPNGLMLSALSTMAVAFAGWHGGKLVFDHGVGLIISSRQ